Proteins found in one Sorghum bicolor cultivar BTx623 chromosome 1, Sorghum_bicolor_NCBIv3, whole genome shotgun sequence genomic segment:
- the LOC8062780 gene encoding GDSL esterase/lipase At5g45910 encodes MNHTARLTSTRPLLKSKRIEMAPSSPRLLVAVVAALLHAAAAVAAGNGGPLTRYDRVFSFGDSLTDTGNALHLSATAGGPASRPPYGETFFRRPTGRSSDGRLVIDFLVEALGVPHPTPYLAGKTAADFRRGVNFAFGGATALDLHFFESRGLMSFVPVSLRNQTVWFNDVVRRVGAEPEQRKSMATSVFLVGEIGVNDYFIGLNENRTVGEVHTFVPHVVSAIRSVITDVIAAGASTVVVPGMIPLGCEPQLLTLYRGSVDAAGYDRGSGCIRSLNGLAELHNRELRRVLGGLRRAHPGTTIVYADLYRAVTDIIVSPREYGFGHRPLDACCGGGGGAYNYDDAAFCGAARAAACADPSEYVSWDGVHYTDAANRLIACSVLDGSHSHGADAMTLSNSSATMEDWLHRIGCVV; translated from the exons ATGAACCACACCGCACGGCTCACGTCGACCAGACCACTCCTGAAAAGCAAGCGAATTGAAATGGCGCCAAGTTCGCCGCGCCTCCTCGTGGCCGTGGTGGCGGCGCTTctacacgccgccgccgccgtggcagCCGGCAACGGAGGGCCCCTGACGCGCTACGATCGTGTTTTCAGCTTTGGCGACTCCCTCACCGACACCGGGAACGCGCTGCACCTCTCAGCAACCGCCGGCGGACCAGCGAGCCGTCCGCCGTACGGCGAGACTTTCTTCCGTCGCCCTACCGGCCGCTCCTCCGACGGCCGCCTCGTCATCGACTTCCTCG TCGAGGCGCTGGGCGTACCTCACCCGACGCCGTACCTCGCCGGCAAGACGGCGGCGGATTTCCGGCGCGGCGTGAACTTCGCGTTCGGCGGGGCGACGGCGCTCGACCTGCACTTCTTCGAGAGCAGAGGATTGATGTCGTTCGTGCCGGTTTCGCTTAGGAACCAGACCGTCTGGTTCAACGACGTTGTACGACGTGTTggcgcagagccagagcagagGAAGAGCATGGCCACCTCCGTCTTCCTCGTCGGAGAGATCGGAGTCAACGACTACTTCATCGGCCTCAACGAGAACCGCACCGTCGGCGAGGTGCACACCTTCGTGCCTCACGTCGTCAGTGCCATCCGTTCGGTCATCACC GACGTGATCGCCGCCGGAGCAAGCACGGTGGTGGTGCCGGGGATGATACCGCTGGGCTGCGAGCCGCAGCTGCTCACGCTCTACAGAGGCAGCGTCGACGCCGCCGGGTATGACCGGGGGTCCGGCTGCATCAGGAGTCTCAACGGCCTCGCCGAGCTGCACAACCGCGAGCTGCGCCGCGTGCTCGGGGGCCTCCGGCGAGCGCACCCCGGCACGACCATCGTCTACGCGGACCTCTACCGTGCGGTCACCGACATCATCGTGTCGCCGCGCGAATACGGTTTCGGGCACAGGCCGCTGGACGCGTgctgtggtggtggcggcggcgcgtaCAACTACGACGACGCTGCGTTCTgcggcgcggcgcgggcggCGGCGTGCGCGGACCCGTCTGAGTACGTCTCCTGGGATGGGGTGCACTACACGGACGCCGCCAACAGGCTCATCGCCTGCAGCGTGCTCGACGGGTCTCACTCCCACGGCGCCGACGCCATGACGCTGTCCAACTCATCGG